One Microbacterium sp. W4I20 DNA window includes the following coding sequences:
- a CDS encoding FxLYD domain-containing protein: MAPAGWRSPPAARGSRAPDPAAVGLNAVAACRIPGDGVGTGPLGRFRRRGQRGRRGAVALGAALLAVMVLGGCAPAQGPAPAVTGGTSALAELTIDACPPGNGPLTARGSVRNSADSAADYLVRVSWLDADGSVITAGWDAIEGLEAGDSAEWSVDVDLGDVDANSCTAAVTRGRL, translated from the coding sequence ATGGCTCCCGCTGGGTGGCGGTCTCCTCCTGCTGCTCGCGGGAGTCGTGCTCCTGATCCGGCGGCGGTCGGCCTGAACGCCGTCGCCGCCTGCCGAATCCCAGGAGACGGCGTCGGGACCGGCCCACTCGGCCGGTTCCGACGCCGCGGACAGCGGGGGCGCCGCGGAGCGGTCGCCCTCGGCGCCGCGCTGCTGGCGGTGATGGTGCTCGGCGGATGCGCTCCCGCGCAGGGCCCCGCTCCCGCCGTGACGGGTGGGACGAGCGCGCTCGCGGAGCTCACCATCGATGCCTGTCCTCCGGGGAACGGGCCTCTGACTGCTCGCGGCAGTGTGCGGAACAGCGCCGACTCCGCCGCCGACTATCTCGTGCGGGTGAGCTGGCTCGACGCCGACGGCTCGGTGATCACCGCGGGCTGGGATGCGATCGAGGGCCTCGAGGCCGGTGACTCCGCCGAGTGGTCGGTCGATGTCGATCTCGGCGACGTCGACGCGAACAGCTGCACGGCGGCGGTCACGCGCGGCCGTCTCTGA
- a CDS encoding MarR family winged helix-turn-helix transcriptional regulator translates to MSDRRLDDSEMETWLPTIRFVQLLPQVLDRALKKETGLNHAHYAILVTLAGTVGGDSGGTVSMTELARIAGLSRSRLSHALDSLEERGWVARTSCSSDKRTLSATLTPAGRELLRSAAPVHVAQIRELVLDPLSEEERMQLRGILSKLLPGVTAAL, encoded by the coding sequence ATGAGCGACCGACGGCTCGACGACTCCGAGATGGAGACGTGGCTGCCGACGATCCGCTTCGTGCAGCTGCTGCCCCAGGTGCTCGATCGCGCGCTCAAGAAGGAGACCGGCCTGAACCACGCCCACTACGCGATCCTCGTGACGCTGGCGGGCACCGTCGGCGGCGACAGCGGGGGCACGGTGTCGATGACCGAGCTCGCCCGCATCGCCGGGTTGAGCCGGTCGCGCCTGAGCCACGCGCTGGACTCGCTCGAGGAACGCGGCTGGGTGGCGCGCACGTCGTGCAGCAGCGACAAGCGCACGCTCTCGGCCACGCTCACTCCGGCCGGCCGTGAGCTGCTGCGATCTGCCGCGCCGGTCCACGTCGCGCAGATCAGGGAGCTCGTGCTCGACCCGCTCAGCGAGGAGGAGCGGATGCAGCTCCGCGGCATCCTGTCGAAGCTGCTCCCCGGGGTGACGGCGGCACTGTAG
- the ribA gene encoding GTP cyclohydrolase II gives MIETSTVVPVASERTRVRVPMRFPDGFATTADVVTFDGLVDGREHLLLGLGDWRAAMERADAGGVAPLVRPHSECLTGDVFGSERCDCGPQLREAVERISDEGGFLLYLRQEGRGIGLYAKLDAYALQDAGLDTYEANVALGHGEDERDYTVAAQMLRTLGVDGIRLLSNNPDKALQLEALGIRVTDRIPTGVHLSDANSRYLRAKRDHTSHTLDLSAA, from the coding sequence ATGATTGAAACTTCAACGGTCGTTCCGGTCGCCTCCGAGCGCACCCGGGTGCGGGTGCCGATGCGGTTCCCGGACGGTTTCGCCACCACCGCCGACGTGGTCACCTTCGACGGCCTTGTCGACGGCCGCGAGCACCTGCTGCTCGGCCTCGGCGACTGGCGCGCGGCGATGGAGCGAGCGGATGCCGGTGGCGTCGCACCCCTGGTGCGCCCGCACAGCGAGTGCCTGACCGGCGACGTCTTCGGCTCGGAGCGCTGCGACTGCGGTCCTCAGCTGCGCGAAGCCGTCGAGCGCATCTCCGACGAGGGCGGTTTCCTGCTGTACCTGCGTCAGGAGGGGCGCGGCATCGGCCTGTACGCGAAGCTCGACGCCTACGCGCTGCAGGATGCCGGACTCGACACCTATGAAGCGAACGTCGCCCTCGGCCACGGCGAGGACGAGCGCGACTACACCGTCGCGGCGCAGATGCTGCGTACCCTCGGGGTCGACGGCATCCGTCTGCTCAGCAACAACCCCGACAAGGCGCTGCAGCTCGAGGCCCTCGGCATCCGCGTCACCGACCGCATCCCCACGGGCGTGCACCTGTCGGACGCGAACTCGCGGTACCTGCGCGCGAAGCGCGATCACACCTCCCACACACTCGACCTGTCCGCCGCGTGA
- a CDS encoding sulfurtransferase has product MSNFVSVDELDELLTRGGADGGAPVRVIDVRWRLDRPDGHGEYLAGHIPGAVFVPLHTELATHGEPSEGRHPLPSTETLQAAARRWGVNRGDIVVAYDDAKGLGASRAWWLLRQAGVDARVLDGGVRAWSAAGKDLATDDVVPEPGDVVLEDIGAQVLSIDEAAAFPASGILLDVRAPERYRGETEPLDPVAGHIPGALNVPMAAHLAVDGTILDVETLQRTFAEAGVTAGTPVAAYCGSGITAAHTALVLAEIGIDAKVFPGSWSQWSNTPGRPVAVGDQPG; this is encoded by the coding sequence ATGAGCAACTTCGTGAGCGTCGACGAACTGGATGAGCTGCTGACCCGCGGTGGTGCGGACGGCGGGGCCCCGGTGCGCGTGATCGATGTGCGGTGGCGCCTCGACCGTCCCGACGGCCATGGCGAGTACCTCGCCGGGCACATCCCCGGAGCCGTGTTCGTGCCGCTCCATACCGAGCTCGCGACGCACGGCGAGCCGTCGGAGGGGCGGCATCCGCTCCCCTCCACCGAGACGCTGCAGGCGGCCGCCCGTCGTTGGGGCGTGAACCGGGGGGACATCGTCGTGGCCTACGACGACGCCAAGGGCCTCGGCGCCTCCCGCGCGTGGTGGCTGCTGCGCCAGGCCGGCGTCGACGCCCGCGTGCTCGACGGCGGCGTGCGCGCCTGGTCGGCGGCCGGGAAGGATCTCGCCACCGACGACGTCGTGCCCGAGCCCGGCGACGTCGTGCTCGAGGACATCGGCGCGCAGGTGCTCAGCATCGACGAGGCCGCCGCGTTCCCGGCATCCGGCATCCTCCTCGACGTGCGTGCTCCCGAGCGCTACCGCGGCGAGACCGAACCGCTCGACCCGGTGGCGGGGCACATCCCCGGCGCGCTCAACGTGCCGATGGCGGCGCACCTCGCCGTCGACGGCACGATCCTCGATGTCGAGACCCTGCAGCGCACGTTCGCCGAGGCGGGCGTGACGGCCGGGACTCCCGTCGCCGCCTACTGCGGTTCCGGGATCACCGCCGCGCACACAGCTCTGGTACTCGCCGAGATCGGCATCGACGCGAAGGTGTTCCCCGGATCGTGGAGCCAGTGGTCGAACACCCCGGGGCGCCCGGTCGCCGTCGGCGATCAGCCGGGCTGA
- a CDS encoding acyl-CoA synthetase translates to MSAPARAFTMRHVQLLRALFAAVAALMITFSSDHSAPVGLSVFSGFVLVTALVQVLAAWLVLPAGSRWSSVLLAAIGIVAGMVSGIPIWRNDDVFFVVVSSWAILSGGVELLSGIRSRRTGDQLSRDAITVGAFGILLGVVLLLIPAGFVQEYTIDKAGTFLLSGIILGVGMLGGYAAIVAVFLGIAGLTPQRADAVGGTTGTVGGADGDEAAGAAAASGSDHSAASAERGGER, encoded by the coding sequence ATGTCTGCCCCTGCTCGCGCATTCACCATGCGACACGTTCAGCTGCTGCGCGCGCTGTTCGCCGCCGTCGCGGCGCTGATGATCACCTTCTCCTCCGACCACTCCGCTCCCGTCGGCCTCTCGGTCTTCAGCGGCTTCGTGCTGGTCACGGCTCTCGTGCAGGTGCTGGCCGCCTGGCTGGTGCTCCCGGCGGGTTCTCGCTGGTCGTCCGTGCTCCTGGCCGCGATCGGCATCGTCGCCGGCATGGTGAGCGGCATCCCTATCTGGCGCAACGACGACGTGTTCTTCGTCGTCGTCTCGTCCTGGGCGATCCTCAGCGGCGGCGTCGAGCTGCTCTCCGGCATCCGCTCGCGCCGCACGGGTGATCAGCTCTCCCGCGACGCGATCACGGTGGGTGCCTTCGGCATTCTGCTCGGCGTCGTGCTCCTGCTGATCCCCGCCGGGTTCGTCCAGGAGTACACGATCGACAAGGCCGGCACGTTCCTGCTCTCCGGCATCATCCTCGGCGTCGGCATGCTCGGCGGCTACGCGGCGATCGTCGCCGTCTTCCTCGGCATCGCGGGACTCACTCCGCAGCGCGCGGATGCCGTCGGCGGCACGACCGGAACCGTCGGCGGAGCCGACGGCGATGAGGCGGCGGGCGCCGCCGCGGCATCCGGTTCAGATCACAGCGCAGCCTCGGCGGAGCGCGGAGGAGAGCGATGA
- a CDS encoding MFS transporter gives MTASVDRASIGLRSERGPVLGALMLATGLIAVDATILATAVPSIVRDLGSYQQFPWLFSVYLLAQAVSVPIYSRFADTIGRKPIIILGIALFLLGSVLCGFAWSMPALIVFRVIQGLGAGAVAPMSMTIIGDIYTVAERAKVQGYVASVWAVSSVVGPALGGIFSQLDAWRWIFWVNIPLCLIAGWMLLRNYHEKKQTQRHRIDYAGAVLLTIGLTGIILGMLEGGNAWAWVSVQSVLCFGVGILALAGFVLVERRAPEPIVDLRLAARPLILTTTLVSLGVGALMIGVTSFAPAYLEGSIGIAPLLSGLAVAALTLGWPLSAANAGRLYLRIGFRRTTLIGMSIATVAAIALAAVSPWPNPFTVAAVAFLFGFGLGWSAAPTLIAAQASVGWGERGAVTGMNAFARSAGSAVGVAVFGAISNSVIAQGRGPDDPDTIIAASVWVFVAVAVTAVLTLLAAAFMPKDSVPERSGEVDE, from the coding sequence ATGACTGCCTCCGTCGACCGCGCCTCCATCGGACTGCGGTCGGAGCGCGGTCCGGTGCTCGGTGCCCTGATGCTCGCCACGGGGCTGATCGCGGTCGACGCCACGATCCTCGCCACCGCGGTCCCGAGCATCGTGCGGGATCTCGGCAGTTACCAGCAGTTCCCGTGGCTGTTCTCGGTCTATCTGCTGGCGCAGGCCGTGAGCGTGCCGATATACTCGCGGTTCGCCGACACCATCGGTCGCAAGCCGATCATCATCCTCGGCATCGCCCTGTTCCTCCTCGGCTCCGTGCTCTGCGGGTTCGCCTGGAGCATGCCGGCGCTGATCGTGTTCCGCGTCATCCAGGGCCTCGGCGCCGGTGCGGTCGCGCCGATGTCGATGACGATCATCGGCGACATCTACACGGTCGCCGAGCGCGCCAAGGTGCAGGGATACGTCGCGAGCGTCTGGGCGGTCTCGTCGGTGGTCGGCCCCGCCCTCGGCGGTATCTTCTCGCAGCTCGACGCCTGGCGGTGGATTTTCTGGGTCAACATCCCGCTCTGCCTGATCGCCGGATGGATGCTGCTGCGCAACTACCACGAGAAGAAGCAGACCCAACGGCACCGGATCGACTACGCCGGCGCTGTGCTGCTCACCATCGGACTCACCGGAATCATCCTCGGGATGCTGGAGGGCGGTAATGCCTGGGCCTGGGTCTCGGTGCAGAGCGTCCTCTGCTTCGGCGTCGGCATCCTGGCGCTGGCGGGGTTCGTGCTCGTCGAGCGCCGCGCCCCGGAGCCGATCGTCGACCTGCGGCTTGCCGCCCGGCCGCTGATCCTCACGACGACCCTCGTCTCGCTCGGGGTCGGCGCGCTGATGATCGGCGTCACCAGCTTCGCGCCCGCCTACCTCGAGGGCTCGATCGGCATCGCGCCGCTGCTGTCCGGCCTCGCCGTGGCGGCATTGACCCTCGGCTGGCCGCTCTCCGCAGCGAACGCCGGCCGCCTGTATCTGCGGATCGGCTTCCGCCGCACCACGCTGATCGGGATGAGCATCGCCACGGTGGCGGCCATCGCGCTCGCGGCGGTCTCGCCGTGGCCGAACCCGTTCACCGTCGCCGCGGTGGCCTTCCTGTTCGGCTTCGGCCTCGGGTGGAGTGCCGCTCCCACTCTGATCGCCGCGCAGGCCTCGGTCGGCTGGGGCGAGCGCGGCGCGGTCACGGGGATGAACGCGTTCGCGCGGTCGGCCGGCAGTGCGGTCGGCGTCGCCGTGTTCGGGGCGATCTCGAACTCGGTGATCGCGCAGGGGCGCGGCCCCGACGATCCGGACACCATCATCGCGGCATCCGTCTGGGTCTTCGTCGCGGTGGCGGTGACTGCGGTGCTGACTCTGCTCGCGGCGGCGTTCATGCCGAAGGACTCGGTGCCGGAGCGGTCGGGCGAGGTCGACGAGTAG
- the purB gene encoding adenylosuccinate lyase, producing the protein MSPLDGRYRGAVTGLADFLSEAGLNRARVEVEVEWLIALTDRSLFETTPLPDADKERLRALYRDFGQDEIDWLAEKEAVTQHDVKAIEYLVRDRLSALGLDSIAELTHFACTSEDINSASYALTVKRAVEQVWLPALDTVIAKLRELAVEHADAAMLSRTHGQPATPSTMGKEIAVFAWRLERVRGQIAASEYLAKFSGATGTWSAHLAADPDADWPTIAREYIEGLGLGFNVLTTQIESHDWQVELYDRVRHAGGILHNLATDIWTYISLGYFAQIPVAGATGSSTMPHKINPIRFENAEANLEIAGALFASLGQTLVTSRLQRDLTDSTTQRNIGVAFGHSQLALDNLRRGLNAISLSRDVLLADLDVNWEVLAEAIQTVIRAEVVAGRSTISDPYALLKELTRGHRVGGADLAAFVEGLEIGDAAKERLLALTPATYTGIAEQLAR; encoded by the coding sequence TTGAGCCCGCTTGACGGTCGCTACCGCGGCGCCGTCACCGGACTCGCCGACTTCCTCTCCGAGGCGGGCCTCAACCGCGCACGTGTCGAGGTCGAGGTGGAGTGGCTGATCGCCCTCACCGACCGGTCGCTGTTCGAGACAACGCCGCTGCCGGATGCCGACAAAGAGCGCCTCCGCGCCCTCTACCGCGACTTCGGTCAGGACGAGATCGACTGGCTCGCCGAGAAGGAAGCCGTCACGCAGCACGACGTCAAGGCGATCGAATACCTCGTGCGCGACCGGCTCTCGGCCCTCGGGCTGGACTCCATCGCCGAGCTCACGCACTTCGCCTGCACGAGCGAGGACATCAACTCGGCCTCCTACGCCCTCACCGTGAAGCGCGCCGTCGAGCAGGTCTGGCTGCCGGCGCTCGACACGGTGATCGCGAAGCTCCGCGAACTCGCCGTCGAGCACGCGGACGCCGCGATGCTCTCCCGCACGCACGGCCAGCCTGCGACGCCGTCGACCATGGGCAAGGAGATCGCGGTCTTCGCGTGGCGTCTCGAGCGCGTGCGCGGTCAGATCGCAGCATCCGAGTATCTGGCGAAGTTCTCGGGCGCGACCGGCACCTGGTCGGCCCACCTCGCCGCCGATCCGGATGCCGACTGGCCGACCATCGCCCGCGAGTACATCGAGGGCCTCGGGCTCGGCTTCAACGTGCTCACCACGCAGATCGAGTCGCACGACTGGCAGGTCGAGCTCTACGACCGCGTGCGTCACGCCGGCGGCATCCTGCACAACCTCGCCACCGACATCTGGACCTACATCTCGCTCGGCTACTTCGCGCAGATCCCGGTCGCAGGGGCCACCGGCTCGTCGACGATGCCGCACAAGATCAACCCGATCCGCTTCGAGAACGCCGAGGCGAACCTCGAGATCGCCGGGGCGCTGTTCGCCTCGCTCGGGCAGACACTGGTCACGAGCCGCCTGCAGCGCGACCTCACCGACTCGACCACGCAGCGCAACATCGGCGTGGCCTTCGGGCACTCGCAGCTCGCCCTCGACAACCTGCGCCGCGGCCTCAACGCGATCTCGCTGTCTCGCGACGTGCTGCTCGCCGACCTCGACGTGAACTGGGAAGTCCTCGCGGAAGCGATCCAGACGGTCATCCGCGCCGAGGTCGTGGCCGGGCGTTCGACCATCAGCGACCCCTACGCGCTGCTCAAGGAGCTCACCCGCGGACACCGCGTCGGCGGGGCCGACCTTGCCGCGTTCGTCGAGGGTCTCGAGATCGGCGATGCCGCGAAGGAGCGCCTCCTCGCCCTGACGCCCGCGACGTACACCGGCATCGCGGAGCAGCTCGCGCGCTGA
- a CDS encoding low molecular weight protein-tyrosine-phosphatase, translated as MTSPVPFRVIFVCTGNICRSPMAEVVFRDLADRHGLGSRIVSRSAGTGDWHLGERADHRTIDSLARRGYDGSQHRARQFTEASFADNDLVVALDRTHERILREWARDEDEEGKVTLLLAFDPNASTHDVPDPYYAGAEMFDSVLGMIEAATQGLFRQLQPALRLPRSPRISGASSGGLP; from the coding sequence GTGACGTCCCCGGTTCCCTTCCGCGTGATCTTCGTCTGCACGGGGAACATCTGCCGCTCGCCGATGGCCGAGGTCGTCTTCCGTGATCTCGCCGATCGGCACGGGTTGGGGTCCCGCATCGTGTCACGCAGCGCCGGCACCGGCGACTGGCATCTCGGCGAGCGCGCCGACCACCGCACGATCGACTCCCTGGCGCGACGCGGGTACGACGGATCCCAGCACCGGGCCCGGCAGTTCACCGAGGCCTCCTTCGCCGACAACGACCTGGTCGTCGCGCTCGATCGCACCCACGAACGGATCCTGCGCGAGTGGGCCCGCGACGAGGATGAAGAGGGGAAGGTCACGCTCCTGCTCGCGTTCGACCCGAACGCATCGACGCACGACGTGCCCGATCCCTACTACGCCGGGGCGGAGATGTTCGATTCCGTGCTCGGTATGATTGAGGCGGCGACTCAGGGCCTGTTCCGTCAGCTCCAACCCGCTCTTCGTCTCCCCCGCTCGCCCCGAATCTCCGGGGCCTCATCAGGAGGACTCCCCTGA